One segment of Clostridium botulinum DNA contains the following:
- the xdhB gene encoding xanthine dehydrogenase FAD-binding subunit XdhB gives MFDINEILEPETLEEALELLDKNKELKIIAGGTDVLIKLHHNKMKEAELLSLRKINGLDQINMLEDKSIEVGAMACFSKIFRDDIVQKHIKILAEGAVSMGGPQVRNMATIGGNVCNGAVSADSAPALFSLNAKLRLKSKNNERIVPIQEFYIGPGRVDIKDNEILTHLIIKKEDYENLTGHYIKFSNRKAMDIAMVSVAVVSSIENDKFKDLRIALGVSAPTPIRCNEAESYARGIEVTEENIEKIAELAVKSSKSRNSWRASKDFREHLIKELTKRGIKKTIEVEGEK, from the coding sequence ATGTTTGATATTAATGAAATATTAGAACCAGAAACTTTAGAAGAAGCATTGGAATTATTAGATAAAAATAAGGAACTTAAGATAATAGCAGGTGGTACAGATGTTTTAATAAAATTGCATCACAATAAAATGAAGGAAGCAGAATTATTAAGTCTTAGAAAAATAAATGGACTTGATCAAATTAATATGCTAGAGGATAAATCTATAGAAGTTGGTGCAATGGCATGTTTTTCAAAAATATTTAGAGATGATATTGTACAAAAGCATATAAAAATATTAGCAGAAGGGGCAGTTTCTATGGGGGGACCACAAGTTAGAAATATGGCTACCATTGGTGGAAACGTTTGTAATGGTGCTGTTTCAGCAGATAGTGCACCAGCATTGTTTTCTCTGAATGCTAAATTAAGATTAAAAAGTAAAAATAATGAAAGAATTGTTCCAATACAGGAATTTTATATAGGACCAGGCAGAGTAGATATAAAAGATAATGAGATATTAACTCATTTAATAATAAAAAAAGAGGATTATGAGAATTTAACAGGTCATTATATAAAATTTAGTAATAGAAAAGCTATGGATATAGCGATGGTCAGTGTAGCGGTTGTATCTTCAATTGAAAATGACAAGTTTAAAGATTTAAGGATTGCATTAGGCGTATCAGCACCAACTCCAATAAGATGTAATGAGGCAGAAAGTTATGCTAGAGGAATTGAGGTAACAGAAGAAAATATTGAAAAGATTGCTGAACTTGCAGTTAAATCATCAAAATCAAGAAATTCATGGCGTGCATCTAAGGATTTTAGAGAGCATTTAATTAAAGAGCTAACTAAAAGAGGAATAAAAAAGACTATAGAAGTAGAGGGTGAAAAATAA
- the xdhC gene encoding xanthine dehydrogenase subunit XdhC, whose product MSNTKMKKISMTVNDKSYELEVDIRESLLDVLRNKIHCTGVKCGCHVGECGACTVLIDGVPTDSCIYMAVWANGKSIVTIEGVKKDGKLSKVQQAFIDEGAVQCGFCTPGLVLTSTALVNSGKKYTDAEIKREISGHLCRCTGYQKIFNATKKSLQK is encoded by the coding sequence ATGAGTAATACAAAAATGAAAAAAATATCAATGACAGTAAATGATAAATCTTACGAATTAGAAGTTGATATAAGAGAATCTTTACTTGACGTTTTAAGAAATAAAATACATTGTACAGGTGTAAAGTGTGGGTGTCATGTTGGAGAGTGTGGAGCTTGCACTGTACTAATAGATGGAGTTCCTACTGATTCTTGTATATATATGGCAGTATGGGCAAATGGAAAGAGTATCGTAACAATTGAAGGGGTTAAGAAAGATGGTAAATTATCAAAAGTTCAACAAGCTTTTATTGATGAAGGTGCTGTTCAATGTGGATTTTGTACACCAGGACTAGTATTAACATCTACAGCTCTTGTTAATAGTGGAAAAAAATATACTGATGCTGAGATAAAAAGAGAAATTTCAGGACACTTATGTCGTTGTACAGGGTATCAAAAGATATTTAATGCAACTAAGAAATCTTTACAAAAATAA
- a CDS encoding nucleobase:cation symporter-2 family protein: MSSENNTKAVDKVNEMLPIGQLATFGLQHVLAMYAGAVAVPLIIGAAVGLSPEQLSLLVAADLFTCGIATLLQAIGIGNFAGIKLPVILGCTFAAVGPLIIIGKSLGMDYAYGSIIVGAIVVILIAPLYGKLLKFFPTVVTGSVVTIIGLSLINVGVTSCGGGANAADFGSVRNILLSIFVMLVILISNKYLKGFFQSIAVLNGIILGTIVGSFMGMVDFSVVSEAKWVSFVKPFTFGIPKFDTGAIFMMTLVMITVMVESTGTFLGVSKLCGKNLTEKDIVKGLRAEGLATILGGIFNSFPYTTFNQNLGLLSLSKVFSRFVVVASGIILMALGLIPKFAALATIIPQPVIGGATTIMFGTVAVAGIKMLLDIDLEKNSNVLIVATSLAVGLGITAVPTLLSQTPQFIQSIFGSGIVSGSIVAIVLNAWLNHGEAESNFNEEGDDNHIKIKEKQECEIKS; the protein is encoded by the coding sequence ATGTCATCAGAAAATAACACCAAAGCAGTTGATAAAGTAAATGAAATGTTACCCATTGGCCAATTAGCGACTTTTGGCTTACAACATGTTCTTGCTATGTATGCAGGAGCAGTTGCAGTTCCATTAATAATTGGAGCTGCTGTAGGTTTAAGTCCAGAACAATTATCTCTTTTAGTAGCTGCTGATCTTTTTACGTGCGGTATAGCAACATTGCTTCAAGCTATAGGTATTGGTAATTTTGCAGGGATTAAGTTACCAGTAATATTAGGTTGTACATTTGCAGCAGTAGGTCCTTTAATTATTATTGGTAAAAGTCTTGGTATGGATTATGCTTATGGATCAATAATAGTTGGAGCTATAGTTGTAATACTTATAGCTCCTTTATATGGAAAATTATTAAAATTTTTTCCTACTGTAGTAACTGGTTCAGTCGTAACAATTATTGGATTATCGTTGATTAATGTTGGAGTTACTAGTTGTGGTGGTGGTGCTAATGCAGCTGACTTTGGTAGTGTACGTAATATACTTCTTTCTATCTTTGTAATGTTAGTTATTCTTATATCTAATAAATATTTAAAAGGTTTTTTTCAATCTATTGCTGTATTAAATGGTATTATTCTTGGAACAATTGTAGGTTCATTTATGGGAATGGTAGATTTTTCGGTTGTTTCAGAAGCTAAATGGGTAAGCTTTGTTAAACCATTTACTTTTGGTATTCCTAAATTTGATACTGGTGCAATATTTATGATGACACTAGTTATGATAACAGTTATGGTTGAATCAACAGGTACATTTTTAGGAGTTTCTAAGCTATGTGGTAAAAATTTGACTGAGAAAGACATTGTAAAAGGTTTAAGAGCAGAAGGACTTGCAACTATATTAGGAGGGATATTTAATTCATTCCCTTATACAACATTCAATCAAAATCTTGGTTTACTTTCATTAAGTAAAGTATTTAGCAGATTTGTAGTAGTTGCTTCAGGTATCATACTTATGGCATTGGGACTTATACCTAAATTTGCAGCTTTAGCAACAATAATTCCTCAACCTGTAATTGGTGGTGCTACTACAATAATGTTTGGTACTGTTGCTGTTGCTGGTATTAAAATGTTACTTGATATAGATTTGGAAAAAAATTCTAATGTTTTGATAGTAGCGACTTCTTTAGCAGTTGGATTGGGAATAACTGCTGTGCCAACTTTATTATCTCAAACACCTCAATTTATACAATCAATCTTTGGAAGTGGAATAGTTTCAGGTTCAATAGTTGCGATAGTTTTAAATGCATGGTTAAACCATGGTGAAGCTGAAAGTAATTTTAATGAAGAGGGTGACGACAA